From a single Paramisgurnus dabryanus chromosome 17, PD_genome_1.1, whole genome shotgun sequence genomic region:
- the LOC135727378 gene encoding myelin and lymphocyte protein-like: protein MAAATQQSMRSLPSGFRVCSTAPDILYVPELICGGLVWILVASTHVQPNNPLGWVMFVSLFCFLMTFLWLITFACGCLKKSSICPLLDFLYHLIAAMFYLSASVPLANVTINMQNATAVAIYPFNYYQIDIAAVVLSHITTLLYFIHCILSACRWKSICC from the exons ATGGCAGCGGCCACGCAACAGTCGATGAGGAGTCTGCCAAGCGGATTCCGCGTGTGCTCCACCGCACCGGACATCCTTTATGTACCTGAACTG ATTTGTGGAGGGCTGGTGTGGATCCTGGTGGCTTCCACACATGTGCAGCCCAACAACCCACTGGGATGGGTCATGTTTGTGtctttattttgctttttaatgACCTTCCTCTGGTTAATCACATTTGCCTGTGGGTGCCTCAAGAAAAGCAGCATCTGCCCTTTGCTG GACTTTCTTTATCATCTGATTGCTGCAATGTTCTACCTGAGTGCCTCAGTTCCCCTGGCCAATGTGACCATCAACATGCAAAATGCAACTGCTGTTGCGATATATCCCTTTAACTACTACCAGATCGACATTGCGGCCGTG GTACTCTCCCACATTACCACATTGCTCTACTTTATCCACTGCATCCTTTCTGCTTGTCGATGGAAATCTATTTGTTGTTAA